The following proteins are encoded in a genomic region of [Eubacterium] hominis:
- a CDS encoding ribonucleoside-diphosphate reductase subunit alpha, whose protein sequence is MNIRKRDGSYQVFDEEKIKQAIKKAFIATHNEIKETTLEEICDAIKKQMSQREEISVEWIQDMVEEQLMKFQFYKEAKNYILYRSKRSENRLLLKQFCEELLDEELMHIFQQIQKDFPQEAYQLSMLKQKFHTFLKPDMERDERLAMLIKASVESISKEAPKWEHIAARFLSYQLHQDISARMKRLSINSFYDKIVYLTNQKIYGDYILKAYDAKSIHELSAYLDDTRDHLFTYSGLDLLSKRYLLCSHQHEIMETPQEMFMGIAMHLAMKEQDQVYWAKQFYDMLSKLEVTMATPTMSNARKPFHQLSSCFIDTVDDTLKNIYKSIDNFAQVSKYGGGMGMYFGKIRANGSDIRGFEGAAGGVIRWIKLVNDTATAVDQLGVRQGAVAVYLDAWHKDLPEFLALRTNNGDDRMKAHDVFPAICYPDLFWKMAKEDLNATWYLLCPHEVYKVMGYHLEDYYGEEWEQRYLACIKEPALPKRAVVLKDLVRLILKSAVETGTPFTFNRDLVNRSNPNHHKGIIYCSNLCTEIAQNMSPIELYDDEIVEINGETIVVSKSKPQDFVVCNLASLSLGNLDVNDHEHLRTIIHHVIRALDNVIDLNYYPIPYAKITNQKYRAIGLGVSGYHHMLVKQGIRFESQEHLDFVDQLFEKINYYAIEASSALSKEKGCYSCFMGSDWQTGAYFEKRNYKNAAWQDLQSVVKAQGMRNGYLLAIAPTSSTSIISGTSAGVDPIMNKYFLEEKKGSMIARVAPDLNAKTFWLYKNAHLIDQEWIVKSAGIRARHIDQAQSVNLYITNEFTLRQVLMLFIHAWEYGVKTLYYVRSKSLEVEECESCSS, encoded by the coding sequence ATGAATATACGTAAACGAGATGGCAGTTATCAGGTATTTGATGAAGAAAAAATCAAACAGGCAATAAAAAAAGCATTCATCGCTACCCATAACGAAATAAAGGAAACAACATTAGAAGAAATTTGTGATGCAATAAAAAAGCAGATGTCACAAAGAGAGGAAATCAGTGTGGAATGGATTCAGGATATGGTAGAGGAACAGCTGATGAAATTCCAGTTTTACAAAGAAGCAAAAAATTATATTCTTTATCGATCTAAGCGAAGTGAAAATCGATTATTATTAAAACAATTTTGTGAAGAACTACTGGATGAAGAATTGATGCATATTTTTCAACAGATACAAAAGGATTTCCCGCAGGAAGCATATCAATTATCTATGTTAAAACAGAAATTTCATACTTTTTTGAAACCAGATATGGAACGGGATGAACGCCTGGCAATGCTGATCAAAGCCAGTGTAGAATCCATCAGTAAGGAAGCACCTAAATGGGAGCATATCGCAGCACGTTTTTTATCCTATCAGCTGCATCAGGATATTTCCGCACGCATGAAACGCTTATCAATCAATAGTTTTTATGATAAAATCGTATACTTAACGAATCAAAAAATATATGGAGATTATATCTTAAAAGCATATGACGCAAAATCCATTCATGAATTATCGGCATATCTGGATGATACACGCGATCATTTGTTCACCTATAGCGGTTTGGATCTGTTATCGAAACGTTATCTTCTATGTTCCCATCAACATGAGATCATGGAAACACCACAGGAAATGTTTATGGGCATTGCCATGCATTTAGCTATGAAGGAACAAGATCAGGTATACTGGGCAAAACAGTTTTATGATATGTTAAGCAAGCTGGAGGTAACGATGGCTACACCAACCATGTCGAATGCCAGAAAACCATTTCATCAACTATCTTCCTGCTTTATTGACACGGTAGATGATACGTTAAAAAACATTTATAAAAGTATCGACAACTTTGCGCAGGTAAGCAAGTATGGCGGTGGCATGGGAATGTATTTTGGAAAAATCAGAGCAAATGGCAGTGATATCCGTGGCTTTGAAGGCGCTGCTGGAGGTGTGATCCGCTGGATTAAATTGGTAAATGATACTGCTACAGCAGTTGATCAATTGGGCGTTCGTCAGGGCGCTGTGGCTGTTTATCTGGATGCATGGCACAAAGATCTGCCTGAATTTTTAGCATTGCGAACCAACAATGGGGATGATCGTATGAAAGCTCACGATGTATTCCCGGCGATATGTTATCCTGATTTGTTCTGGAAAATGGCCAAAGAAGATTTAAATGCGACATGGTATCTATTGTGTCCACATGAAGTTTATAAGGTGATGGGTTATCATCTGGAGGATTATTATGGAGAGGAATGGGAACAGCGTTATCTGGCTTGTATCAAAGAGCCTGCCTTGCCCAAACGTGCCGTGGTTTTAAAGGACCTTGTCCGTCTAATTCTAAAAAGTGCTGTGGAAACCGGTACACCATTTACATTTAACCGGGATCTAGTCAATCGTAGTAATCCTAATCATCATAAAGGGATTATCTACTGTAGTAATCTTTGTACCGAAATCGCACAAAATATGAGTCCTATAGAATTATATGATGATGAAATCGTAGAAATCAATGGAGAAACCATCGTGGTATCCAAAAGCAAGCCTCAGGATTTTGTGGTATGTAATCTTGCCTCCTTATCTTTAGGTAATCTTGATGTCAACGATCATGAACATTTACGTACCATCATTCATCATGTCATTCGTGCCCTGGATAATGTCATTGACCTAAATTATTATCCAATACCTTATGCGAAAATTACCAATCAAAAGTATCGTGCGATAGGACTGGGTGTCAGTGGATATCATCATATGCTGGTAAAACAAGGAATCCGCTTTGAATCACAAGAGCATTTAGACTTTGTTGATCAGTTATTTGAGAAAATCAATTATTATGCAATCGAAGCAAGTAGTGCATTGTCAAAAGAAAAGGGCTGCTATTCTTGCTTTATGGGAAGTGACTGGCAAACAGGAGCATATTTTGAAAAACGCAATTATAAAAATGCGGCATGGCAAGATCTACAATCTGTTGTTAAAGCACAGGGAATGCGAAATGGTTATCTTCTGGCAATTGCACCAACCAGTTCTACCAGTATTATTTCCGGTACCAGCGCTGGAGTAGATCCAATCATGAATAAATATTTTTTAGAAGAGAAAAAAGGTAGTATGATTGCCCGTGTTGCACCGGATTTAAACGCAAAAACATTCTGGCTATATAAAAACGCACACCTGATTGATCAGGAATGGATCGTAAAAAGTGCCGGAATTCGCGCACGTCATATTGATCAGGCACAATCTGTGAACCTGTATATTACCAATGAATTTACTCTGCGACAGGTATTGATGCTGTTTATTCACGCATGGGAATATGGTGTAAAAACATTATATTATGTACGCAGTAAATCATTAGAAGTAGAGGAATGTGAATCATGCTCCTCATAG
- a CDS encoding ribonucleotide-diphosphate reductase subunit beta: METLKRKPLFNEFGDCDVRNRRMINGNTTNLNDFNNMKYAWASDWYRQAMNNFWIPEEINLQQDVKDYRRLKDAEKKAYDKTLSFLIFLDSIQTANLPNVGEYITANEVNLCLTIQAFQEAVHSQSYSYMLDSICSPQERNDILYQWKDDPHLLARNKFIGNLYNDFQEHKDAYHLVKTMMANYILEGIYFYSGFMFFYNLGRMGKMPGSVQEIRYINRDENTHLWLFRSMILELRKEHPELFTEELIEEYKAMLRHGVEEEIRWGAYVLGNDIDGLTMEMVSDYIYYLGNLRSTSLDFGPLYEGYEKEPSSMEWVSMYANANLIKTDFFEARSSAYAKSTALVDDL, encoded by the coding sequence ATGGAAACGTTAAAAAGAAAACCACTGTTTAATGAATTTGGAGATTGTGATGTTAGAAACCGCCGTATGATCAATGGAAACACCACCAATCTGAATGATTTTAATAATATGAAATACGCATGGGCCAGTGACTGGTATCGTCAGGCAATGAATAATTTCTGGATTCCTGAGGAAATCAATCTTCAACAGGATGTAAAAGATTATCGTCGCTTAAAGGATGCGGAAAAAAAAGCATATGATAAAACATTAAGTTTTTTGATATTTTTAGATAGCATCCAGACAGCAAATTTACCCAATGTTGGAGAATATATCACAGCAAATGAAGTCAATCTGTGCTTAACGATTCAGGCCTTCCAAGAGGCAGTGCACTCACAAAGCTATAGCTATATGCTGGACAGTATCTGTTCTCCACAAGAACGAAATGATATCCTGTATCAATGGAAGGATGATCCACATCTATTGGCACGTAATAAATTTATTGGAAATTTATACAACGATTTTCAGGAACATAAGGATGCTTATCATCTGGTAAAAACCATGATGGCGAATTACATCTTGGAAGGTATCTATTTCTATTCTGGATTTATGTTTTTCTATAATTTGGGACGTATGGGAAAAATGCCTGGTTCTGTACAGGAAATCCGTTATATCAATCGTGATGAAAACACACATTTATGGCTTTTCCGTTCTATGATTTTAGAGCTTCGCAAAGAACATCCTGAATTATTCACAGAGGAATTAATAGAAGAATATAAAGCTATGCTGCGCCATGGTGTAGAGGAAGAAATCCGCTGGGGTGCATATGTGTTAGGTAATGATATTGATGGTTTAACGATGGAAATGGTATCTGATTATATTTATTACCTGGGAAATCTGCGTAGTACCTCTTTAGATTTTGGTCCTCTTTATGAAGGCTATGAAAAAGAGCCATCCAGTATGGAATGGGTATCCATGTACGCAAACGCAAATCTAATCAAAACTGATTTCTTTGAGGCCAGAAGCTCTGCTTATGCAAAAAGTACGGCACTGGTAGATGATCTATAG
- a CDS encoding L-lactate dehydrogenase encodes MNDKRKLVLVGTGFVGMSMAYSFLNTGGIDELVLIDVDKEKAIGEAMDLQHGLPYARGKMSIKAGDYSECKDASIVVVSAGVAQKDGETRLELTNRNAKIMKSVVEQIRDSGFGGILVIASNPVDSMTYLAWKVSGYPKERVIGSGTILDTARLRYLMSEYLNISSSNIHAYIMGEHGDSSFVPWTHAYVGAKSLLDLLDEKHKDLSDLHAIYTQVQQAAYEIIKRKRSTYYGIGLSLNRLVHAILDDENVILTVSAYQNGEYKQKGLYIGVPAMINAQGIKEIIPLALNEVDQAKFNHSCDTLREINEKSMESIA; translated from the coding sequence ATGAATGATAAAAGAAAACTGGTTCTGGTAGGAACAGGCTTTGTAGGAATGAGTATGGCATACAGCTTTTTAAATACCGGAGGAATTGATGAACTGGTATTAATTGATGTAGATAAAGAAAAAGCTATCGGAGAAGCGATGGATTTACAACACGGGCTGCCTTATGCAAGAGGTAAAATGAGCATCAAAGCAGGAGATTATTCAGAATGTAAAGATGCAAGTATTGTTGTTGTAAGCGCAGGTGTTGCGCAAAAGGATGGGGAAACCCGATTAGAGTTAACGAATCGAAATGCGAAAATCATGAAAAGTGTCGTAGAACAGATTCGTGATAGTGGCTTTGGCGGGATTCTGGTCATTGCCAGTAATCCGGTTGATTCTATGACTTATCTAGCATGGAAGGTCAGTGGTTATCCGAAAGAGCGTGTCATTGGCTCAGGCACGATATTAGATACGGCGCGTTTGCGTTATTTGATGAGTGAATATCTAAATATCTCTAGCAGCAATATTCATGCTTATATCATGGGAGAACATGGAGATTCCAGCTTTGTACCATGGACCCATGCCTATGTTGGCGCAAAAAGCTTACTAGATTTACTGGATGAAAAACATAAAGATCTATCTGATCTGCATGCGATTTATACACAGGTACAACAAGCCGCATATGAAATTATCAAACGGAAACGTTCTACCTATTATGGTATTGGGTTATCATTAAATCGTTTGGTGCATGCAATCTTAGACGATGAAAATGTGATATTAACCGTATCTGCATATCAAAATGGTGAATATAAACAAAAAGGCTTATATATAGGTGTTCCAGCAATGATCAATGCACAGGGGATAAAGGAAATTATTCCTTTGGCTTTGAATGAAGTTGATCAGGCAAAATTCAATCACAGTTGTGATACACTTAGAGAAATTAATGAAAAAAGTATGGAATCGATTGCTTAA